Proteins encoded by one window of Heliangelus exortis chromosome 5, bHelExo1.hap1, whole genome shotgun sequence:
- the ARHGAP1 gene encoding rho GTPase-activating protein 1 isoform X1, with product MATDPLSELQDDLNLDDTNQSLSQLKLASIDDKSWPADEAPAFLKSEDSKGSPEPVTHLQWDDPYYDIARHHIVEVADQGALDGAQPGDDKYGRKVILFSACRMPPSHQLDHVKLLGYLKFTLDQYVESDYTLVYLHHGLTSENKPSLSWLRDAYREFDRKYKKNIKALYIVHPTMFIKTLLILFKPLISFKFGRKIFYVNFLSELEEYVKLEQLGIPSQVLKYDEYLRSLQKPSQVPQKSTPPRPPLPNQQFGVSLQQLREKSPDQSPVPLVVRDTIAHLQEHALATEGIFRRSANTQVVREVQQKYNMGVPVDFQQYDDVHLPAVILKTFLRELPEPLLTFDLYSHVVNFQSVEEVNRVDVVRKTLQTLPEENYQVLHLLTAFLVQVSAQSDKNKMTNTNLAVVFGPNLLWAKDVAITLKAINPINTFTKFLLDHQKELFEDVEA from the exons ATGGCTACAGACCCACTCTCAGAGCTTCAGGATGACCTAAACCTGGATGATACTAACCAGTCCCTCAGCCAGCTCAAACTGGCCTCCATAGATGATAAGAGCTGGCCAGCAGATGAAGCTCCTGCTTTTCTCAAATCAG AGGACTCCAAAGGCTCCCCTGAGCCTGTCACTCACTTGCAGTGGGATGATCCTTACTATGATATTGCCAGGCACCACATCGTGGAAGTAGCAG ACCAGGGTGCACTTGATGGGGCCCAACCAG GGGATGACAAATATGGaaggaaagtaattttgttCAGTGCCTGCCGGATGCCCCCAAGTCACCAGCTTGATCATGTGAAACTGCTGGG GTACCTTAAATTCACACTGGACCAGTATGTGGAGAGTGATTACACACTGGTGTACCTGCACCATGGCCTGACCAGTGAGAACAAACCATCCCTGAGCTGGCTGCGGGATGCCTACAGGGAATTTGATCGCAA GTACAAGAAGAACATCAAAGCTTTGTATATTGTACACCCAACCATGTTTATCAAGACCCTGCTGATTCTCTTCAAGCCTCTGATCAG ctttaagtttggaagaaaaattttttatGTGAACTTCCTTAGTGAGCTGGAGGAGTACGTGAAGCTGGAACAGTTGGGGATCCCAAGCCAAGTGCTGAA ATATGATGAATATCTGAGATCCCTCCAGAAACCTTCACAAGTGCCCCAGAAGTCAACACCCCCACGCCCACCACTGCCAAACCAACAGTTTGGAGTCTCTCTTCAGCA aCTTAGGGAGAAGAGCCCTGATCAATCTCCTGTTCCTCTGGTGGTCAGAGACACCATTGCTCATTTGCAGGAACATG CTCTTGCTACAGAGGGGATTTTCCGGAGGTCAGCAAACACACAGGTTGTCAGGGAAGTCCAGCAAAAATACAACATGG GTGTGCCTGTAGATTTCCAGCAGTATGATGATGTCCACCTCCCTGCTGTGATTCTCAAGACCTTCTTGAGAGAGTTGCCTGAGCCTCTCCTCACTTTTGATCTCTACAGCCACGTTGTCAACTTCCAGA GTGTGGAGGAGGTGAATCGTGTGGATGTTGTTCGCAAAACACTCCAGACTCTGCCAGAAGAAAACTACCAAGTGCTCCATTTGCTGACAGCCTTCCTGGTGCAG GTCTCTGCTCAAAGTGACAAAAACAAGATGACAAACACCAACCTGGCAGTTGTGTTTGGCCCAAATCTGCTGTGGGCCAAAGATGTAGCCATCACCCTTAAAGCCATCAACCCCATCAATACCTTTACCAAGTTCCTGCTCGACCACCAGAAGGAGCTCTTTGAGGATGTGGAGGCCTGA
- the ARHGAP1 gene encoding rho GTPase-activating protein 1 isoform X2: MATDPLSELQDDLNLDDTNQSLSQLKLASIDDKSWPADEAPAFLKSEDSKGSPEPVTHLQWDDPYYDIARHHIVEVAGDDKYGRKVILFSACRMPPSHQLDHVKLLGYLKFTLDQYVESDYTLVYLHHGLTSENKPSLSWLRDAYREFDRKYKKNIKALYIVHPTMFIKTLLILFKPLISFKFGRKIFYVNFLSELEEYVKLEQLGIPSQVLKYDEYLRSLQKPSQVPQKSTPPRPPLPNQQFGVSLQQLREKSPDQSPVPLVVRDTIAHLQEHALATEGIFRRSANTQVVREVQQKYNMGVPVDFQQYDDVHLPAVILKTFLRELPEPLLTFDLYSHVVNFQSVEEVNRVDVVRKTLQTLPEENYQVLHLLTAFLVQVSAQSDKNKMTNTNLAVVFGPNLLWAKDVAITLKAINPINTFTKFLLDHQKELFEDVEA, encoded by the exons ATGGCTACAGACCCACTCTCAGAGCTTCAGGATGACCTAAACCTGGATGATACTAACCAGTCCCTCAGCCAGCTCAAACTGGCCTCCATAGATGATAAGAGCTGGCCAGCAGATGAAGCTCCTGCTTTTCTCAAATCAG AGGACTCCAAAGGCTCCCCTGAGCCTGTCACTCACTTGCAGTGGGATGATCCTTACTATGATATTGCCAGGCACCACATCGTGGAAGTAGCAG GGGATGACAAATATGGaaggaaagtaattttgttCAGTGCCTGCCGGATGCCCCCAAGTCACCAGCTTGATCATGTGAAACTGCTGGG GTACCTTAAATTCACACTGGACCAGTATGTGGAGAGTGATTACACACTGGTGTACCTGCACCATGGCCTGACCAGTGAGAACAAACCATCCCTGAGCTGGCTGCGGGATGCCTACAGGGAATTTGATCGCAA GTACAAGAAGAACATCAAAGCTTTGTATATTGTACACCCAACCATGTTTATCAAGACCCTGCTGATTCTCTTCAAGCCTCTGATCAG ctttaagtttggaagaaaaattttttatGTGAACTTCCTTAGTGAGCTGGAGGAGTACGTGAAGCTGGAACAGTTGGGGATCCCAAGCCAAGTGCTGAA ATATGATGAATATCTGAGATCCCTCCAGAAACCTTCACAAGTGCCCCAGAAGTCAACACCCCCACGCCCACCACTGCCAAACCAACAGTTTGGAGTCTCTCTTCAGCA aCTTAGGGAGAAGAGCCCTGATCAATCTCCTGTTCCTCTGGTGGTCAGAGACACCATTGCTCATTTGCAGGAACATG CTCTTGCTACAGAGGGGATTTTCCGGAGGTCAGCAAACACACAGGTTGTCAGGGAAGTCCAGCAAAAATACAACATGG GTGTGCCTGTAGATTTCCAGCAGTATGATGATGTCCACCTCCCTGCTGTGATTCTCAAGACCTTCTTGAGAGAGTTGCCTGAGCCTCTCCTCACTTTTGATCTCTACAGCCACGTTGTCAACTTCCAGA GTGTGGAGGAGGTGAATCGTGTGGATGTTGTTCGCAAAACACTCCAGACTCTGCCAGAAGAAAACTACCAAGTGCTCCATTTGCTGACAGCCTTCCTGGTGCAG GTCTCTGCTCAAAGTGACAAAAACAAGATGACAAACACCAACCTGGCAGTTGTGTTTGGCCCAAATCTGCTGTGGGCCAAAGATGTAGCCATCACCCTTAAAGCCATCAACCCCATCAATACCTTTACCAAGTTCCTGCTCGACCACCAGAAGGAGCTCTTTGAGGATGTGGAGGCCTGA